A part of Strix aluco isolate bStrAlu1 chromosome 21, bStrAlu1.hap1, whole genome shotgun sequence genomic DNA contains:
- the SLC25A19 gene encoding mitochondrial thiamine pyrophosphate carrier, which yields MVGYDPEAKCVSTVEAAAAGSASGLVTRVLVSPLDVIKIRFQLQIEQFSSRNPAAKYHGILQAVQRIFQEEGLVAFWKGHVPAQFLSVGYGAVQFMAFESLTKLVHNVTSYNARDSFVHFVCGGLAACTATVAVQPVDTLRTRFAAQGEPKIYRNLRHAVVTMYQAEGPRTFYRGLTPTIVAIFPYAGLQFSFYNILQQFSEWAIPAEGKKGGNVKNLVCGSCAGIISKTLTYPFDVFKKRLQVGGFEHARAAFGQVRIYRGLLDCIRQIMREEGPGGFFKGLSPSLLKAAVSTGLVFFWYELFCSLLCALKSADSTTRTEG from the exons ATGGTCGGATATGACCCTGAGGCCAAGTGCGTCTCCACGGTGGAAGCGGCTGCAGCAGGATCGGCATCTGGCTTGGTCACTCGGGTGCTTGTCAGTCCCTTGGATGTCATCAAGATCCGCTTTCAG CTTCAGATCGAGCAGTTCTCCTCCAGAAACCCAGCAGCTAAGTATCATGGCATCTTACAGGCTGTACAGCGCATCTTCCAGGAAGAGGGGCTGGTAGCCTTCTGGAAGGGCCATGTTCCTGCTCAGTTCCTTTCAGTTGGCTACGGAGCTGTTCAG tTCATGGCATTTGAAAGCTTGACAAAACTGGTGCACAACGTTACCTCATACAATGCCCGCGATTCCTTTGTGCACTTTGTCTGCGGTGGACTGGCCGCTTGCACGGCCACGGTCGCAGTTCAACCTGTTGACACGCTACGCACCCGCTTTGCTGCTCAGGGTGAGCCTAAG ATCTATCGCAACCTTCGCCATGCAGTGGTGACGATGTACCAGGCAGAAGGGCCTCGGACTTTCTACAGAGGTTTGACCCCCACAATCGTTGCTATCTTTCCGTATGCTGGTCTCCAGTTCTCCTTCTACAACATCCTGCAACAGTTTTCTGAATGGGCGATTCcagctgaaggaaagaaaggag gcaaCGTTAAAAACCTCGTTTGTGGCAGCTGCGCTGGAATCATCAGCAAAACCCTCACTTACCCTTTTGACGTGTTCAAAAAACGACTGCAAGTGGGTGGCTTTGAGCATGCCCGAGCAGCCTTTGGACAG GTACGGATCTATAGGGGTCTCCTGGACTGCATAAGGCAGATCATGCGAGAGGAGGGCCCAGGTGGATTCTTTAAGGGCCTTTCGCCCAGCTTGCTGAAGGCTGCTGTCTCGACTGGCCTTGTTTTCTTCTGGTATGAGCTGTTCTGCAGCCTGCTGTGTGCCCTGAAGAGCGCCGACAGCACTACAAGGACAGAAGGCTGA
- the MIF4GD gene encoding MIF4G domain-containing protein, which produces MGETGKEEYKIQSFDSETQKLLKTALKDPSNVDLEKVANIIVDQSLKDCVFSKEAGRICYTIIQAESKQVGQSIFRRSLLNRLQQEYKDREELRTRSLQAWICYVTFICNIFDYLRVNNMPMMALVNPVYDCLFRLAQPDSLRKEEEVDCLVLQLHRIGEQLEKMNSQRMDELFSLLRDGFLLQEGLSSLSQLLLLEIIEFRAADWKMTDAAQKYYYSEVMD; this is translated from the exons ATGGGGGAAACAGGCAAAGAAGAGTATAAAATACAGTCGTTCGACAGTGAGACTCAGAAGCTGCTGAAAACAGCCCTCAAAG accCCAGCAACGTGGACCTGGAGAAAGTGGCCAATATCATAGTGGACCAGTCCCTCAAAGACTGTGTGTTCAGCAAGGAGGCAGGGCGTATCTGCTACACCATCATCCAG GCAGAGAGCAAACAAGTTGGCCAGAGCATCTTCCGGAGGAGCCTGCTGAACCGGCTGCAGCAGGAGTACAAGGACAGGGAGGAGCTGCGCACCCGCTCGCTCCAGGCATGGATCTGCTACGTCACCTTCATCTGCAACATCTTCGACTACCTGAGG GTGAACAACATGCCCATGATGGCTCTGGTGAACCCCGTTTATGACTGTCTGTTCCGGCTGGCACAGCCTGACAGCCTGCggaaggaggaagag GTGGACTGCTTGGTCCTACAGCTCCATCGCATCGGCGAGCAGCTGGAGAAGATGAACTCCCAGCGGATGGAtgagctcttctccctcctccgAGACGGCTTCCTTCTGCAGGAGGGGCTCAGctccctctcccagctcctgctgctggagaTCATCGAGTTTCGAGCTGCCGACTGGAAGATGACGGACGCTGCCCAGAAATACTATTACAGCGAAGTGATGGATTAA